A region from the Achromobacter seleniivolatilans genome encodes:
- a CDS encoding glycoside hydrolase family 15 protein — protein sequence MSQPLEDYGVIGNMLSAALVGRDGSIDWLCLPHFDSPACFAALLGNESHGRWRIWPRSRRCEITRRYVPDTAVLETRYETSTGVAFVYDFMPLSDNDDQVDVVRIVRGESGHVQMNMELLLRFNYGQAVPWVRRRDYGLSAIAGPDAVELHTPVELEGHDLTTTARFNVHAGSTVPFTLSYHRSHKTPHFVQDRVESMDRTISWWQEWAKRCQWPGPADARRDAVLRSLITLKLLTFQPTGGIIAAPTMSLPESLGGSRNWDYRHCWLRDSALTLYALLNAGYREEAEAWRQWLLRAVAGHPDQLQIMYGIAGERWLPELEIPWLPGYEGSLPVRCGNGAAGQLQLDVYGELIETLYAARVADLSPLGEAWRLQNVLLEPLEDRWRELDHGIWEVRGPTRAFTHSRLMCWVAFDRAVKSCERFGLQGPVRKWRRLREQIRADICEHGFDKARGSFVQSYGSQALDASLLLIPQVGFLPASDPRVAATVQAIERELLQGGLLMRYSQDKTDDGLPGDEGVFLACSFWLADAYVLQGRLDDAEELFERLLALRNDLGLLAEEYDVVRGRLVGNFPQGFSHIGLVNTAYNLSRARGPAQQRSEQNGLKS from the coding sequence ATGTCTCAGCCGCTGGAAGACTATGGAGTGATCGGCAATATGCTGTCCGCCGCCTTGGTGGGGCGTGACGGCTCTATCGATTGGCTTTGCTTGCCGCACTTTGATTCGCCCGCCTGTTTTGCGGCGTTGCTGGGCAATGAAAGCCATGGCCGTTGGCGCATCTGGCCGCGCTCGCGCCGCTGCGAGATTACGCGCCGTTATGTACCGGATACCGCTGTGCTGGAAACCCGGTACGAAACCAGCACGGGCGTCGCGTTCGTCTATGACTTCATGCCGCTTAGCGACAACGATGACCAGGTCGATGTGGTGCGTATCGTGCGGGGTGAATCCGGTCACGTGCAGATGAATATGGAGCTGCTGCTGCGCTTCAATTACGGGCAGGCAGTGCCCTGGGTGCGGCGGCGCGACTATGGGCTTAGCGCCATTGCGGGGCCCGACGCGGTGGAGCTGCACACGCCGGTCGAACTGGAAGGGCACGACCTGACGACGACCGCGCGCTTCAATGTGCACGCGGGCAGCACGGTGCCATTCACGCTGTCGTATCACCGGTCTCACAAGACGCCGCACTTTGTGCAGGACCGCGTCGAAAGCATGGACCGCACGATCTCCTGGTGGCAGGAATGGGCCAAGCGCTGTCAATGGCCCGGCCCGGCCGATGCCCGGCGAGATGCGGTGTTGCGGTCGCTGATTACATTGAAATTGCTGACGTTTCAGCCGACGGGCGGGATTATCGCTGCGCCCACGATGTCATTGCCAGAGTCGCTGGGAGGCAGCCGCAATTGGGACTACCGGCACTGCTGGCTGCGGGATTCGGCGCTGACCCTGTATGCCTTGCTGAATGCCGGCTATCGCGAAGAGGCGGAAGCATGGCGCCAGTGGCTGTTGCGGGCGGTAGCAGGGCACCCGGACCAGTTGCAGATCATGTATGGCATTGCAGGCGAACGCTGGTTGCCCGAGCTGGAAATCCCCTGGCTGCCTGGCTACGAGGGCAGCTTGCCCGTGCGCTGCGGCAACGGGGCGGCGGGGCAGTTGCAGTTGGATGTCTACGGCGAACTGATTGAAACGCTATACGCCGCACGCGTGGCGGATCTGTCACCTTTGGGCGAGGCATGGCGCTTGCAGAATGTGCTGTTGGAACCCTTGGAGGACCGTTGGCGTGAACTGGATCACGGTATCTGGGAAGTGCGCGGGCCGACTCGCGCGTTCACCCATTCGCGGCTGATGTGTTGGGTGGCGTTTGACCGGGCGGTGAAGTCGTGCGAACGGTTTGGCTTGCAAGGGCCGGTGCGCAAATGGCGCCGTCTGCGTGAGCAGATTCGCGCAGATATTTGCGAACATGGCTTTGACAAGGCGCGCGGAAGTTTTGTGCAGAGCTATGGCTCGCAGGCGCTGGACGCCAGTCTGCTTCTGATTCCGCAGGTGGGGTTTCTGCCTGCCAGTGACCCGCGTGTCGCCGCCACCGTCCAAGCGATTGAACGCGAGCTGCTGCAAGGCGGTTTGTTGATGCGCTATTCGCAAGACAAAACGGATGATGGCCTGCCGGGCGATGAAGGCGTGTTTCTGGCGTGCAGCTTCTGGCTGGCGGACGCGTATGTGCTGCAAGGCCGGCTGGATGACGCAGAGGAACTGTTCGAGCGCTTGTTAGCCTTGCGCAATGACCTGGGTTTGCTGGCCGAAGAATACGACGTGGTCAGGGGCCGTCTGGTCGGCAATTTTCCGCAAGGGTTTTCGCATATCGGCCTGGTGAACACAGCCTACAACCTGAGCCGCGCTCGTGGTCCCGCGCAGCAACGCTCGGAACAGAACGGACTCAAGTCATAG
- a CDS encoding ABC transporter substrate-binding protein → MKLRMHAMAAAIALIGTSGAWAGEPEAKKWVDSEFQPSTLSKDQQLAEMKWFIDAAAKLKAKGVNEISVVSETITTHEYESKTLAKAFAEITGIKVNHDLIQEGDVVEKLQTSMQSGKSIYDGWISDSDLIGTHYRYGAILPLSDYMAGAGKEWTNPNLDIKDFIGTKFTTAPDGKLYQLPDQQFANVYWFRADWFARQDLKDKFKAKYGYDLGVPTNWSAYEDIAAFFSNDVKEIDGKKVYGHMDYGKKDPSLGWRFTDAWLSMAGAADKGLPNGMPVDEWGIRVADDKCTPVGASVSRGGATNSPAAVYALTKYIDWMKKFAPQQAMGMTFSESGPVPAQGQIAQQIFWYTAFTADMTKKGLPVVNDDGTPKWRMAPSPHGPYWKEGMQNGYQDVGSWTFFKSTNPDKMAAAWLYAQFVTSKSVSLKKSITGLTFIRDSDINSEFFTKNAANYGGLIEFYRSPARVAWTPTGNNVPDYPKLAQLWWKNVATAVTGEKTPQAAMDNLANEMDQVMARLERAGMAQCAPKLNPKSDPSKWLSDQHAPWKKLANEKPKGETVAYEKLLEAWKEGRAR, encoded by the coding sequence ATGAAATTGCGCATGCACGCCATGGCGGCCGCTATCGCCCTGATCGGAACGTCAGGGGCATGGGCCGGAGAGCCGGAAGCGAAGAAGTGGGTCGATTCGGAGTTCCAACCCTCAACCCTGAGCAAAGACCAGCAGCTGGCCGAAATGAAATGGTTCATTGACGCCGCGGCCAAGTTGAAGGCCAAGGGTGTCAATGAAATCAGCGTGGTGTCTGAAACCATCACCACGCACGAGTACGAATCCAAGACGCTGGCCAAAGCGTTTGCGGAAATCACCGGCATCAAAGTCAACCACGATCTCATTCAGGAAGGCGACGTCGTTGAAAAGCTGCAAACGTCCATGCAGTCGGGTAAGTCCATCTATGACGGCTGGATTTCGGACTCCGACCTGATCGGCACCCACTACCGCTACGGCGCGATTTTGCCGCTGTCGGACTATATGGCGGGCGCTGGCAAGGAATGGACCAACCCCAATCTGGATATCAAGGATTTCATCGGCACCAAATTCACCACGGCGCCGGACGGCAAGCTGTACCAGTTGCCTGATCAGCAATTTGCCAACGTGTACTGGTTCCGCGCCGACTGGTTCGCCCGGCAGGACTTAAAGGACAAGTTCAAGGCCAAGTACGGCTACGATCTGGGCGTGCCCACCAACTGGTCTGCCTACGAGGACATCGCGGCCTTCTTCTCCAACGACGTCAAGGAAATCGACGGCAAGAAGGTCTATGGCCACATGGACTACGGCAAGAAAGATCCGTCCTTGGGTTGGCGCTTTACCGACGCATGGCTATCCATGGCAGGTGCCGCTGACAAGGGCCTGCCCAACGGCATGCCGGTTGATGAATGGGGCATCCGCGTGGCCGACGACAAATGCACGCCAGTGGGGGCATCGGTATCGCGCGGCGGCGCCACCAACAGCCCGGCTGCGGTCTACGCGCTGACGAAATACATCGACTGGATGAAGAAGTTTGCGCCGCAGCAGGCAATGGGCATGACGTTCTCGGAGTCCGGACCCGTTCCGGCGCAAGGCCAGATTGCCCAGCAGATCTTCTGGTACACGGCCTTTACTGCCGACATGACCAAGAAGGGGCTGCCGGTGGTGAATGACGACGGCACGCCCAAGTGGCGCATGGCGCCATCGCCCCATGGTCCGTACTGGAAGGAGGGCATGCAGAACGGCTACCAGGACGTGGGATCGTGGACCTTCTTCAAATCCACCAATCCGGACAAGATGGCGGCGGCCTGGTTGTACGCGCAGTTCGTCACGTCCAAATCCGTATCGCTGAAAAAGTCGATTACCGGCCTGACGTTTATCCGGGACAGCGACATTAATAGCGAGTTCTTCACCAAGAACGCGGCAAACTACGGCGGTTTGATTGAGTTTTACCGCAGCCCTGCGCGAGTGGCGTGGACGCCCACCGGCAATAACGTGCCGGATTATCCGAAGCTTGCGCAATTGTGGTGGAAGAACGTCGCCACCGCCGTTACCGGTGAAAAGACGCCGCAGGCGGCGATGGATAACCTGGCCAATGAAATGGATCAGGTCATGGCGCGTCTGGAACGGGCCGGCATGGCGCAATGCGCGCCCAAGCTGAACCCCAAGAGCGATCCCAGCAAATGGTTGTCCGACCAGCATGCGCCGTGGAAGAAACTGGCCAATGAAAAGCCCAAGGGCGAAACCGTGGCTTATGAAAAGCTGTTGGAAGCCTGGAAGGAAGGGCGCGCCCGGTAA
- a CDS encoding NAD(P)/FAD-dependent oxidoreductase, translated as MTYDVIIVGGSFAGLSAAMQLARARRRIVLIDSGLPRNRYALHSHGFLGQDGKPPAEIVQQARAQLAQYPTVKFLDGVAASARHHAGLLHVEMANGQGVEGKRLILATGLRDQLPPLPGLQERWGVTVLHCPYCHGYEMAGRPLGVLAAHPMSAHQAMLLPDWGPTTYFTQGEFEPDAEQAALLNKRGVRIERTPVVELMGAAPAIDAVKLADGRRMAVNALFVASKTHMSSPLAQQLGCAFTDGPQGPLIRMDEFRQTTVAGVYAAGDAAIPMSNATLASASGVMAGVCVHRSLVMA; from the coding sequence ATGACTTACGACGTCATCATCGTGGGCGGCAGCTTTGCCGGCCTGTCGGCCGCCATGCAACTGGCACGTGCGCGGCGCCGCATTGTGCTTATCGACAGCGGCCTGCCCCGCAATCGTTACGCTCTGCACTCGCACGGATTTCTAGGGCAAGACGGCAAACCGCCCGCAGAAATCGTGCAGCAAGCCCGTGCGCAGCTAGCTCAATATCCCACCGTTAAATTCCTGGATGGTGTTGCGGCAAGCGCCAGACACCATGCTGGACTGCTGCACGTAGAGATGGCCAACGGCCAGGGAGTCGAAGGCAAACGGCTGATCTTGGCGACCGGCCTGCGCGATCAATTGCCGCCCCTGCCTGGCCTACAGGAACGATGGGGAGTGACGGTTCTGCATTGCCCCTACTGCCATGGCTACGAGATGGCCGGCAGACCGCTGGGGGTGCTGGCTGCGCATCCCATGTCGGCGCACCAGGCGATGCTGTTGCCAGACTGGGGGCCCACCACGTATTTCACGCAAGGCGAGTTCGAGCCTGACGCCGAACAAGCCGCGCTGCTAAATAAACGCGGCGTGCGTATCGAACGCACGCCCGTCGTCGAGCTGATGGGCGCCGCGCCCGCTATTGATGCCGTCAAGCTGGCCGATGGGCGCCGCATGGCGGTCAATGCGCTGTTTGTCGCCAGCAAGACCCACATGTCCAGCCCGCTGGCCCAGCAACTCGGGTGCGCTTTTACTGACGGCCCGCAAGGCCCCTTGATCCGCATGGACGAATTCCGGCAGACGACGGTGGCAGGCGTCTACGCGGCGGGCGACGCCGCCATTCCCATGAGCAATGCCACGCTGGCTAGCGCGTCGGGCGTGATGGCTGGCGTTTGCGTGCACCGGTCGCTGGTGATGGCGTAA
- a CDS encoding alpha/beta hydrolase family protein: MILRSLSRLTFLLSLTFAASVSQAAGFQRLNLPMDQNGPGLSGAVWYPCAAAASEIKIGRTTTAGALNCAVTEGVHPLIVISHGASGSFLSHHDTAEALADAGFVVAAINHVGDNAQDRSRQGYLSIFSTRPREMRRLIDYMTSAWPQKAHVDPAKIGLFGFSRGGYTGLVLAGAVPDFKAGLAICQDLQALPMCRDIASGKVPQQPYPRDDRIKAAVIVDPLNAFSAESLAAVSIPVQLWASERGGDGVTPASVAAISKALGAAPEVHVAKGAGHFAFLAPCSAEQAQALPDICRDQDGFDRQQFHRDLNAKVVEYFKNQL; encoded by the coding sequence ATGATTTTGCGTTCTCTTTCCCGCCTGACATTTCTCCTATCGCTGACGTTTGCCGCCAGTGTGTCCCAAGCCGCCGGCTTTCAGCGGCTGAACCTGCCCATGGACCAGAACGGCCCAGGCTTGAGCGGCGCTGTCTGGTATCCGTGCGCGGCCGCCGCCAGCGAGATCAAGATAGGTCGAACAACGACTGCCGGCGCGCTGAACTGCGCTGTGACCGAAGGCGTTCATCCATTGATCGTGATATCCCACGGCGCCTCGGGTTCGTTTCTGAGCCATCACGACACGGCTGAAGCCTTGGCGGATGCTGGCTTTGTGGTGGCGGCGATCAACCATGTGGGCGACAACGCACAGGACCGCTCACGCCAAGGTTATTTATCGATTTTTTCGACCCGCCCGCGCGAAATGCGCCGCTTGATTGACTACATGACCAGCGCTTGGCCGCAGAAGGCACATGTGGACCCCGCCAAGATCGGCCTTTTTGGGTTTTCCCGTGGCGGGTATACCGGATTGGTGTTGGCGGGCGCGGTACCGGATTTCAAGGCGGGGCTCGCCATCTGCCAAGACTTGCAAGCCTTGCCCATGTGCCGCGATATCGCCAGCGGAAAGGTGCCGCAGCAGCCGTATCCACGCGACGACCGGATCAAGGCCGCCGTAATCGTGGACCCGTTAAATGCGTTCTCGGCCGAGTCGCTTGCAGCGGTGAGCATTCCCGTCCAGCTCTGGGCGTCCGAGCGGGGCGGCGACGGTGTTACGCCGGCGAGTGTGGCCGCCATAAGCAAAGCGCTGGGCGCGGCGCCAGAGGTTCACGTGGCCAAGGGCGCGGGTCACTTCGCGTTCCTGGCGCCGTGCTCCGCAGAGCAGGCCCAGGCGCTGCCGGACATCTGCCGCGACCAAGACGGCTTTGACCGGCAGCAGTTTCACCGGGACTTGAATGCCAAGGTGGTTGAGTACTTCAAGAACCAGCTCTGA
- a CDS encoding DUF2160 domain-containing protein — MFSWMVWTTPVAVFFSCIVLMLIGMTVWEMKSPTIERKGFLPLRTTRGDRLFIGLMAAAWLNLAFLGFGQKAVEWFSLDEPPSVWISFVLSMLLLAFIMRKG, encoded by the coding sequence ATGTTCAGCTGGATGGTCTGGACCACTCCTGTCGCCGTGTTCTTCAGTTGCATCGTGCTGATGCTGATCGGCATGACGGTGTGGGAAATGAAGTCGCCCACTATCGAGCGCAAGGGTTTTCTGCCGTTGCGCACGACGCGCGGCGACCGCCTGTTTATTGGTTTGATGGCCGCAGCCTGGCTCAACCTGGCGTTTCTCGGGTTTGGACAGAAAGCGGTGGAATGGTTTTCGCTGGATGAGCCGCCGTCGGTGTGGATCAGCTTTGTGCTGTCGATGCTGCTGCTGGCTTTCATCATGAGAAAAGGCTGA
- a CDS encoding glucose 1-dehydrogenase, whose product MQQGSELQGRVALVTGASSGIGRASAIALAAAGAQVVVNHRAAGDSQARAAAVVEEIQRSGGQAVTAAADISREDHVDLLFKAVIAHYGRLDILINNAGIEQPAPIADMTLADWQRVIDVNLTGHFLCARAAAKQFTLNPANPARQGLATGNIIFISSVHEVIPWAFQVNYAASKGGIAMLMKSLAQELGPAKVRVNSIAPGAIRTPINQPAWDTPDSLANLLKLIPYGRIGEPEDVARAAVWLASDASDYVTGTTLFVDGGMTLYPEFRGAG is encoded by the coding sequence ATGCAGCAAGGCTCTGAACTTCAGGGACGTGTGGCGCTGGTGACCGGCGCGTCGTCCGGCATAGGGCGGGCCAGCGCCATCGCGCTGGCGGCGGCCGGTGCGCAAGTGGTGGTGAATCACCGTGCGGCAGGAGATTCGCAGGCCAGGGCCGCGGCGGTGGTCGAAGAGATTCAACGCAGCGGCGGGCAAGCCGTGACGGCAGCGGCTGACATCAGCCGCGAGGATCACGTGGACCTGCTGTTCAAGGCTGTCATTGCGCACTACGGCAGGCTGGATATCCTGATCAACAACGCAGGTATAGAGCAACCCGCGCCTATCGCGGACATGACGCTCGCCGACTGGCAGCGCGTGATCGACGTCAATCTGACAGGGCATTTTCTGTGCGCCCGGGCGGCCGCCAAACAGTTCACGTTGAATCCCGCAAACCCCGCGCGGCAGGGGCTTGCCACCGGAAACATCATTTTCATCAGCTCGGTGCACGAGGTCATTCCCTGGGCCTTTCAGGTGAATTACGCGGCTTCCAAAGGCGGGATCGCGATGCTGATGAAGTCGCTGGCGCAGGAGCTGGGCCCCGCCAAAGTGCGCGTCAATTCCATCGCGCCCGGCGCGATACGCACGCCAATCAATCAACCCGCCTGGGATACGCCCGACAGCCTGGCCAACCTGCTGAAACTGATTCCGTACGGACGTATTGGCGAACCCGAGGACGTGGCGCGTGCGGCCGTGTGGCTGGCCAGCGATGCGTCGGATTATGTGACGGGCACGACGCTTTTCGTGGATGGCGGCATGACGCTGTATCCCGAATTCCGTGGCGCGGGTTAG
- a CDS encoding acyl-CoA dehydrogenase family protein codes for MLLTEEQQSIQEMARRFAQERLAPHSERWDRDHLYPADAIQEMAQLGFFGMLVPEEWDGNASGYISYAVALEEIAAGNGACSTIMSVHNSVACMPILKFGTDAQKDQFLRPLATGEHIGGFALTEPQAGSDASSLLTRARRDGDHYILNGSKQFITSGKSGQTVIVFAVTDPEAGKRGITAFIVPTDTPGYQVLRVEEKLGQHASDTCLIAFEEMRIPAAYRLGAEGEGYKIALGNLEGGRIGIASQSVGMARAAFECARDYARDRVAFGKPIMEHQAVSFRLADMATQIHAARQMVLHAAALREAGRPALTEASMAKLFASEMAEKVCSAAIQTLGGYGYLKDFPVERIYRDVRVCQIYEGTSDIQRLVIARGL; via the coding sequence ATGTTGTTGACCGAAGAGCAGCAAAGCATCCAGGAAATGGCGCGCCGGTTCGCCCAAGAACGGCTTGCGCCCCATTCAGAACGCTGGGACCGTGACCATCTCTACCCCGCAGACGCTATCCAGGAAATGGCGCAGCTGGGATTCTTCGGCATGCTTGTGCCTGAAGAATGGGATGGCAACGCCAGCGGCTATATTTCTTACGCCGTAGCGCTGGAAGAAATTGCAGCAGGCAACGGCGCGTGTTCGACCATCATGAGCGTGCACAACTCGGTGGCTTGCATGCCGATCTTGAAATTCGGCACCGACGCGCAGAAAGACCAATTCTTGCGGCCCCTGGCTACCGGCGAACACATCGGCGGTTTTGCGCTGACCGAACCCCAAGCCGGTTCTGATGCCAGCAGCCTGCTCACCCGCGCACGGCGCGATGGCGACCACTACATCCTGAATGGCTCCAAACAGTTCATCACGTCGGGCAAAAGCGGCCAGACCGTGATCGTGTTCGCGGTCACTGACCCCGAGGCCGGCAAACGCGGCATTACCGCTTTCATCGTGCCCACTGACACGCCGGGTTATCAGGTGCTGCGCGTTGAAGAGAAACTGGGTCAGCACGCATCGGACACTTGCCTGATCGCGTTTGAAGAAATGCGTATCCCTGCCGCCTACCGGCTGGGCGCCGAAGGTGAAGGCTACAAGATTGCGCTGGGCAACCTGGAAGGCGGCCGCATCGGCATTGCGTCGCAGTCAGTGGGCATGGCACGCGCCGCCTTTGAGTGCGCGCGTGACTACGCCCGTGACCGCGTCGCTTTCGGCAAACCCATCATGGAACATCAGGCCGTGTCGTTCAGGCTGGCCGACATGGCTACGCAGATCCACGCGGCCCGGCAAATGGTGCTGCACGCCGCGGCATTGCGCGAAGCTGGCAGACCCGCATTGACCGAAGCATCGATGGCCAAACTGTTTGCCTCCGAAATGGCGGAAAAGGTTTGTTCGGCTGCGATCCAGACGCTGGGCGGCTACGGCTATTTGAAGGACTTTCCGGTTGAACGCATTTACCGCGATGTGCGGGTGTGCCAGATCTATGAAGGCACCAGCGACATCCAGCGGCTGGTGATTGCACGAGGCTTGTAA